From one Nonomuraea polychroma genomic stretch:
- a CDS encoding carbohydrate-binding protein, with the protein MLCPGKVTKAISYAASWRWNMARAAVPTPLESMMRLKAVLACTSLLAGTFIALSQPAAHAAPTRYEAETSPAVCTGTIDSNHSGYSGSGFCNGNNATGAYAQFTVNAGAAGTATLGVRFANGTTSARTADLVVNGSTVQSVSFEATGAWNTWVTKTLTVSVNSGSNTIRLNPTTSNGLPNIDYLDFEAGGTPPPPPPGGIIGWATQGGGTTGGAAGSTVTVSTFADFRTQAQAAGARTILVNGMLSGSGTVEISANKTIRGVGANSGISGTTLNIEDMSPANVIIQNMNIRGVPGNDAIQIENATHAWIDHNTLSSTIESDPDYYDGMLDITHGADYITVSWNVFRNHWKNSLVGHSDSNAGEDRGHLRVTYHHNWFDRTFERNPRVRFGETVHVFNNYYSNINHNTSSYAIASVMDAGLLVEANVFENVQQACWSASGYADSDPGRLVARNNSLTNSGPCEINGSVAAIPYGYTAENVGAVKSSVTAGAGAGKL; encoded by the coding sequence ATGCTTTGCCCGGGCAAGGTCACCAAGGCGATCTCGTACGCGGCGTCTTGGCGCTGGAACATGGCCCGCGCCGCCGTACCCACACCACTGGAGAGCATGATGCGCCTGAAAGCCGTCCTCGCATGCACCAGCCTGTTAGCCGGCACATTCATCGCCCTGTCCCAACCCGCCGCTCATGCCGCGCCCACGCGGTATGAGGCGGAGACCTCGCCCGCGGTCTGCACCGGCACCATCGACAGCAACCACTCCGGATACTCGGGCAGCGGGTTCTGCAACGGCAACAACGCCACCGGCGCCTACGCCCAGTTCACCGTCAACGCCGGCGCAGCCGGGACGGCGACTCTCGGCGTGCGGTTCGCCAACGGGACCACGAGTGCCCGGACCGCCGACCTGGTCGTCAACGGCTCGACCGTCCAAAGTGTCTCCTTCGAGGCCACCGGCGCGTGGAACACGTGGGTCACCAAGACGCTCACCGTGTCGGTGAACTCGGGAAGCAACACCATCCGGCTCAACCCGACCACCTCGAACGGCCTGCCCAACATCGACTACCTCGACTTCGAGGCAGGTGGCACACCACCACCCCCGCCGCCTGGAGGAATCATCGGCTGGGCCACGCAGGGCGGTGGCACGACCGGTGGTGCGGCCGGATCCACGGTCACCGTGAGCACCTTTGCCGATTTCCGGACCCAGGCACAGGCCGCAGGCGCCAGGACCATCCTGGTCAACGGCATGCTCAGCGGCTCGGGCACCGTCGAGATCTCGGCCAACAAGACGATCCGGGGCGTCGGCGCGAACTCCGGTATCTCCGGGACCACCCTCAACATCGAGGACATGAGCCCAGCCAATGTGATCATCCAGAACATGAACATCCGCGGCGTACCCGGTAACGACGCGATCCAGATCGAGAACGCCACCCATGCGTGGATCGACCACAACACCCTCTCCAGCACCATCGAGAGCGACCCCGACTACTACGACGGCATGCTGGACATCACCCACGGCGCTGACTACATCACTGTGTCGTGGAACGTTTTCCGCAATCACTGGAAGAACTCACTGGTCGGCCACTCCGACAGCAATGCCGGTGAAGATCGGGGCCACCTACGGGTCACCTATCACCACAACTGGTTCGACCGGACTTTCGAGCGCAATCCGCGGGTGCGTTTCGGTGAGACGGTCCACGTGTTCAACAACTACTACTCGAATATCAACCACAACACCTCCTCCTACGCCATCGCCTCGGTTATGGACGCCGGACTGCTCGTCGAAGCCAACGTCTTCGAAAACGTGCAGCAGGCGTGCTGGTCGGCGAGCGGGTACGCGGACTCCGATCCCGGACGGTTGGTGGCGCGAAACAACTCGCTGACCAACTCCGGGCCATGTGAGATCAATGGCTCCGTGGCGGCAATCCCGTACGGCTACACCGCAGAGAACGTCGGTGCCGTGAAGTCCTCCGTCACGGCGGGTGCGGGCGCCGGCAAGCTGTAA
- a CDS encoding aldo/keto reductase has translation MHPADSRVCLQGTWGGFLAGAITGTATPADGDFRRADPRFQEADLAANRKPAETLADLAAAKGVTPAQLALAWVLAQGDDIVTNPGTTRAARVEENVVAGHLTLTAGELETLSALGGAAGDRYPEFLMNTIDSLSVARRQPAKPLAVREQLRADLAAGTGRSPPALSWAQRGRQAGVGDPDVVVALRRQMLVLPARLALVGEHR, from the coding sequence CTGCATCCAGCCGATTCTCGAGTCTGCTTACAAGGAACGTGGGGCGGCTTCCTCGCTGGTGCGATCACCGGCACCGCGACGCCGGCCGACGGCGACTTCCGGCGCGCCGACCCCCGCTTCCAGGAAGCCGATCTCGCCGCCAACCGGAAGCCGGCCGAGACCCTGGCCGATCTGGCCGCCGCCAAGGGCGTCACCCCTGCCCAGCTCGCGCTGGCGTGGGTGCTGGCTCAGGGCGACGACATCGTCACCAATCCGGGAACCACCCGCGCGGCCCGCGTCGAGGAGAACGTCGTGGCTGGACACCTGACGTTGACGGCGGGCGAGCTGGAGACGCTCAGCGCGCTCGGCGGTGCCGCAGGCGACCGCTATCCCGAGTTCCTCATGAACACGATCGACTCTTTGTCGGTAGCTCGACGGCAACCCGCGAAGCCGCTCGCGGTTCGCGAGCAGCTTCGCGCAGATCTTGCCGCAGGCACCGGGCGATCGCCTCCGGCTCTGTCCTGGGCGCAGCGAGGCCGGCAAGCGGGAGTCGGTGACCCGGACGTCGTCGTCGCCCTGCGCCGGCAGATGCTTGTCCTGCCGGCTCGCCTCGCGCTCGTGGGAGAACATCGCTAG
- a CDS encoding isochorismatase family protein has protein sequence MQDRFHTTLTAGNAALLLVDHQIGLFTGVRDITVSELRHNVTSLAKAAVRLKLPIVVTTTAADSMWGPLIPELQAVLPEELKVIDRSSVNAWQDDRVRDAVEATGRSKLIIAGISLEVCAAFPAISATAAGYDAYVAVDACGTFSRTKRETGLLRLQQAGVIVSDYATLAVEILADNAHPIAGEVYSDLDIPFATLVGQLAAAYSR, from the coding sequence ATGCAGGACCGATTCCACACCACCTTGACCGCTGGCAACGCCGCCCTGCTGCTGGTGGACCACCAGATCGGGCTGTTCACCGGGGTGCGCGACATTACCGTGAGCGAGCTGAGGCACAACGTCACAAGCCTGGCTAAGGCCGCAGTGCGCCTGAAGCTGCCGATCGTCGTCACCACCACGGCCGCTGACAGCATGTGGGGACCGCTCATCCCCGAATTGCAGGCCGTACTCCCGGAGGAGCTGAAGGTAATCGACCGGAGCTCGGTGAACGCCTGGCAGGACGACCGGGTACGCGACGCCGTCGAGGCGACCGGACGCAGCAAACTCATCATCGCTGGCATCTCGCTCGAGGTATGCGCCGCGTTTCCCGCGATCTCCGCGACCGCGGCAGGTTATGACGCTTACGTGGCCGTCGACGCCTGCGGCACCTTCTCCCGGACCAAGCGGGAGACCGGGCTCCTCCGGCTGCAGCAGGCAGGTGTGATCGTGAGCGACTACGCCACGCTCGCCGTAGAGATCCTCGCCGACAACGCGCACCCGATCGCCGGCGAGGTGTACAGCGACCTCGACATACCGTTCGCCACCCTCGTCGGACAGCTCGCCGCGGCCTACAGCCGCTGA
- a CDS encoding LysR family transcriptional regulator, producing MELRQLRYFSVVAQEQHLTRAAERLGIRATSLSQQIITLERELGTILFHRTPGGMVPTAAGRVLLPHAHRALEAAHAGVRAVQLASGGEQAWRVGVTPGAPFGVVASLRAGARQANLCDLPVSRQLELLQNGKLDAGLIVLPADTGRLEARTVSDVPLGVLVSSRHPLAGRDELGWDDLDGQDLLWFDRELAPCYHDAMLDAFRAAGWRPRRVHQGPPRRGLFVAELTHHQSLVAIRPRWDLAGDNLAWLPVPDAPRLRHALVWSPSHRAAERLAGLAAYLAAEAAPHAGEAPPHSRTPGRSG from the coding sequence ATGGAACTGCGGCAACTGCGCTATTTCAGCGTCGTGGCGCAAGAGCAGCACCTGACCCGCGCGGCTGAACGTCTGGGGATCAGGGCCACCTCGCTCAGCCAGCAGATCATCACGCTGGAACGCGAGCTTGGGACGATTCTGTTCCACCGGACGCCGGGCGGCATGGTGCCCACGGCCGCGGGACGTGTGTTGCTTCCCCATGCACACCGCGCACTCGAGGCCGCCCACGCAGGAGTCCGCGCTGTTCAGCTTGCCTCCGGCGGCGAGCAGGCCTGGCGCGTCGGCGTGACACCTGGCGCGCCCTTCGGCGTCGTAGCCTCCTTGCGGGCGGGCGCGAGGCAGGCGAACCTGTGCGATCTGCCGGTGAGCCGCCAACTGGAGCTGCTGCAGAACGGGAAGCTGGATGCGGGTCTCATCGTGCTGCCCGCCGACACCGGACGTCTGGAGGCACGGACGGTCAGTGATGTACCGCTGGGCGTGCTGGTCTCATCCCGGCATCCGCTGGCCGGCCGGGACGAGCTCGGCTGGGACGACCTCGACGGCCAGGACCTGCTGTGGTTCGACAGGGAACTGGCGCCCTGCTACCACGATGCGATGCTCGACGCCTTCCGTGCGGCGGGCTGGCGGCCACGCCGAGTACATCAAGGCCCCCCACGGCGCGGGTTGTTCGTCGCCGAGCTGACGCACCACCAGTCTTTGGTGGCGATCCGTCCCCGCTGGGATCTGGCTGGCGACAACCTGGCCTGGTTGCCGGTGCCCGACGCCCCCCGGCTGCGGCACGCCCTGGTGTGGAGTCCCTCACACCGGGCCGCCGAGCGGCTTGCCGGGCTCGCCGCCTACCTGGCCGCTGAGGCCGCGCCTCACGCCGGTGAGGCGCCGCCTCATAGCCGTACGCCAGGTCGGTCCGGTTAG
- a CDS encoding alpha/beta fold hydrolase translates to MGCWLLPPDLPGHGATPGPFSLERAVASIRATILGEAEPVHLVAVSGSVSVALLVALAEPAHVAGLILSGGTARGGRGDAVTVVVAATSEGLKNPCCEPDRQDDAATNTEAGRSPLQA, encoded by the coding sequence ATCGGGTGCTGGCTCCTGCCTCCTGACCTACCGGGTCACGGTGCGACGCCGGGACCGTTCTCGCTGGAACGGGCCGTCGCATCGATACGTGCAACGATCCTTGGCGAGGCCGAGCCCGTCCATCTCGTGGCTGTCTCCGGTTCGGTCAGCGTGGCGCTGCTGGTAGCGCTGGCCGAGCCGGCGCACGTCGCCGGCTTGATCTTGTCCGGGGGTACGGCACGCGGCGGGCGCGGAGACGCTGTGACAGTAGTCGTGGCGGCCACATCTGAGGGCCTGAAGAATCCCTGCTGTGAGCCGGACCGACAAGACGATGCCGCTACAAATACAGAAGCAGGACGGTCGCCGCTACAGGCATGA
- a CDS encoding LysR family transcriptional regulator, whose translation MSNLHQWGRRRLDEQEIETFLTLAEELHFRRTAERLGMSQGRTSQIIRKLERRIGTALFERTSRRVSLTPIGRQLRDGIEPAYRQIQREIAKASAAGRGIRGGLRLGFFGPATAHVLSQIIDEFHDRHPDCEAQLTLETQIDDHLAPLRSDSVDLLATLLPVHEPDLTVGPVLLRESYVLAVSSRHPFARRETVVLDDLARDTVLTVDGAPAYWLDRHIPPRTSAGEPIRRGPSVTTFQAALALVAAGKAMVPLTCQATRYYARPDIAYIPIADAPEAAYGLVWKTARENARIRAFAGVAARA comes from the coding sequence GTGAGCAATCTTCACCAATGGGGGCGCAGGCGGTTGGACGAGCAGGAGATCGAGACCTTCCTGACCCTCGCCGAAGAGCTGCATTTCCGTCGTACGGCAGAGCGTCTTGGCATGTCGCAGGGCCGGACCAGCCAGATCATCAGGAAGCTGGAGCGCCGCATCGGCACCGCGCTGTTCGAGCGCACCAGCCGCCGGGTCAGTCTGACTCCGATCGGGCGCCAGCTCCGCGACGGGATCGAGCCGGCCTACCGGCAGATCCAGCGCGAGATCGCCAAGGCCTCAGCCGCCGGGCGTGGCATTCGCGGGGGGCTGCGCCTCGGCTTCTTCGGCCCGGCGACCGCACACGTGCTCAGCCAGATCATTGATGAGTTCCACGATCGCCATCCGGACTGTGAGGCCCAGCTCACTCTGGAGACACAGATCGATGACCACCTGGCGCCGCTGCGCAGCGACAGCGTCGATCTGCTGGCGACCCTCCTCCCGGTGCACGAGCCGGACCTCACCGTCGGCCCCGTGCTGCTGCGCGAGAGCTACGTGCTGGCCGTCTCCTCCCGCCATCCCTTCGCGCGGCGCGAGACGGTTGTCCTTGACGACCTGGCCAGGGATACGGTGCTCACCGTCGACGGCGCCCCAGCGTACTGGCTCGACCGGCACATCCCCCCGCGGACCAGCGCCGGAGAGCCCATCCGCCGCGGACCGTCGGTGACAACATTTCAGGCGGCACTCGCTCTGGTGGCGGCGGGCAAGGCGATGGTCCCGCTCACCTGCCAGGCAACCCGCTACTACGCCCGGCCGGACATCGCCTACATCCCCATCGCGGACGCCCCGGAGGCCGCGTACGGACTGGTCTGGAAGACAGCGAGGGAGAACGCCAGGATTCGCGCCTTCGCCGGCGTCGCCGCCCGTGCTTGA
- a CDS encoding DUF6506 family protein: protein MTMALTHWAFIYAADGCDPERDVSITETGTCRTVLVGVGRPEQSPAVAARLVADGVQLIELCGAFGPVWTARVIEKIGGAVPVGAVGYGPEATHGLHAIFTSR, encoded by the coding sequence ATGACCATGGCGCTCACCCACTGGGCTTTCATCTACGCCGCCGACGGCTGCGACCCCGAGCGGGATGTGTCCATCACCGAGACCGGCACCTGCCGTACCGTCCTGGTCGGTGTCGGCCGGCCTGAGCAGTCGCCGGCGGTCGCGGCCCGGCTCGTCGCCGACGGCGTCCAGCTCATCGAGCTGTGCGGGGCCTTCGGCCCGGTCTGGACGGCCCGAGTGATCGAGAAGATCGGCGGCGCGGTGCCGGTGGGGGCGGTCGGTTACGGCCCCGAGGCCACCCACGGGCTCCACGCGATATTTACCAGCCGGTAG